The Synchiropus splendidus isolate RoL2022-P1 chromosome 8, RoL_Sspl_1.0, whole genome shotgun sequence genome has a window encoding:
- the LOC128764054 gene encoding phosphatidylinositol transfer protein alpha isoform-like — protein MLICEYRIVLPISVEEYQVGQLYAVIEASKNETGGGDGVEVIVNEPYEENGEKGQFTHKVYHLSSKVPRLIKALAPNGSLEVHEKAWNAYPYCRTIITNPFMKDDFLIKIETWHKPDLGREENVHQLPAEQLNQRKVVNIDIVEPPSQKVKDYKKEYDPTLFKSTKTNRGPLKEGWQKDLASSGWPYMCAYKLVTIKFKWRGLQSKIEAIIEKTERRIFANFHRQLFCTLDDWIGLDMNDIRRLEEITKKELDEKRLKDGATGMSVDD, from the exons TATCAAGTGGGTCAGCTGTACGCTGTGATCGAAGCCAGCAAGAATGagacaggtggaggagatggtgTGGAGGTGATTGTCAACGAGCCTTATGAAGAGAATGGAGAGAAGGGACAGTTCACTCACAAGGTCTACCATCTAAGCAG TAAAGTTCCACGGCTCATCAAAGCGCTAGCTCCGAATGGATCCCTCGAGGTTCATGAGAAGGCCTGGAATGCATACCCGTACTGCAGAACCA TTATAACA AATCCCTTCATGAAGGACGACTTCCTGATAAAAATCGAGACTTGGCACAAGCCTGATTTGGGACGTGAAGAAAAC GTTCACCAACTGCCCGCTGAGCAACTGAACCAAAGGAAGGTTGTAAACATCGACATTGTTGAACCTCCTTCCCAAAAGGTAAAA GACTACAAGAAGGAATATGATCCGACCTTGTTTAAATCGACAAAGACCAACAGAGGACCCCTGAAGGAGGGCTGGCAG AAAGACCTGGCTTCCAGTGGATGGCCTTACATGTGTGCCTACAAGCTAGTAACGATTAAGTTCAAGTGGAGGGGACTGCAAAGCAAAATCGAGGCGATCATTGAAAAG ACCGAGAGGCGCATTTTCGCCAACTTCCACCGGCAGTTGTTCTGCACACTTGACGACTGGATCGGCTTGGACATGAACGACATCCGGCGTCTGGAGGAGATCACCAAGAAAGAGCTGGATGAG AAAAGGCTTAAAGATGGCGCCACAGGCATGTCAGTGGACGATTAG
- the inpp5ka gene encoding inositol polyphosphate 5-phosphatase Ka isoform X2, which produces MEDNEDPATGGDKTRDPQEDRFRLHMVTWNVATADPPADLSSLLHLNSPGSPDLYIIGLQEVYSGPVRFVTDTLFDDPWSHLLTSALAPKNYVKVSSIRMQGLLLLIFSKLEHLSFIRDIKETYTRTGVFGYWGNKGGVSIRLSFYGHLLCFLNCHLAAHMQFASERVDEFEHIVETQSFECEKAPRILDHRLVFWFGDLNFRIQDHEMHFVRSCIHNQTYDLLWSKDQLNLMKSEVRVLQEFEEGALNFQPTYKFDVNSNDYDSSGKKRKPAWTDRILWRLTPHNRPPLEPEEDEDFPLKVRQDLYTSLMEYSISDHKPVVGLFTLELRKMFHTPLVSLQPEGEWTADIDALLLYKPLQSFQSSPWDWIGLYQVGFSSIRDYITYTWVKDGEVALNDQEIQVYMGKDGIPVRGGECVLGYFSGVHQCIVGVSEPFKVQESKAAVEAALADDFINGWDQRWK; this is translated from the exons ATGGAGGACAATGAAGATCCAGCAACCGGTGGCGATAAGACGAGGGACCCTCAGGAGGACCGCTTCAG GTTGCACATGGTGACATGGAATGTGGCTACAGCAGATCCTCCTGCTGACCTGAGTTCATTGCTCCATCTGAACTCTCCTGGGTCACCGGACCTCTACATCATTGG TCTGCAGGAGGTCTACTCAGGACCAGTGAGATTTGTTACAGATACTCTCTTCGACGACCCATGGAGCCATTTATTAACATCAGCTTTGGCACCAAAGAACTATGTGAAG GTGTCTTCCATCAGAATGCAAGGTCTGCTCCTGCTCATCTTCTCCAAACTGGAGCATCTGTCCTTCATCAGAGACATCAAGGAAACTTACACGCGCACCGGAGTCTTTGGCTATTGG GGGAACAAAGGGGGAGTGTCAATCCGCCTGTCTTTCTATGGCCACCTGCTCTGCTTCCTAAACTGTCACCTGGCAGCTCACATGCAGTTTGCCTCTGAGCGCGTGGATGAGTTTGAGCATATCGTTGAGACGCAGAGTTTTGAGTGCGAGAAGGCTCCAAGAATTCTCGACCACCG GCTGGTGTTCTGGTTCGGAGATCTCAACTTCAGGATCCAGGACCATGAAATGCACTTTGTCCGCTCCTGTATTCACAATCAAACCTACGACCTGCTCTGGAGCAAGGATCAG TTGAACTTGATGAAGAGTGAGGTGCGGGTACTTCAGGAGTTCGAGGAGGGAGCGCTGAACTTTCAACCCACGTACAAGTTTGATGTGAACTCCAACGATTACGACAGCAG TGGGAAGAAGCGTAAACCTGCCTGGACAGACAGGATTCTGTGGAGGCTCACACCACACAACAGGCCTCCTCTGGAGCCAGAAGAGGACGAGGACTTCCCTCTGAAGGTCAGGCAGGACTTGTACACAAGCCTCATGGAGTACAGCATCAGTGACCACAAGCCTGTTGTTGGCTTGTTCACGCTGGAG CTGAGGAAGATGTTCCACACTCCTTTGGTGAGCCTGCAGCCAGAGGGAGAGTGGACGGCAGACATTGATGCCCTCCTTCTATACAAgcctcttcagtccttccagtCCAGCCCGTGGGACTGGATCGGCCTTTATCAG GTGGGATTCTCCAGCATCAGGGACTACATCACCTACACATGGGTCAAAGACGGTGAAGTGGCTTTAAATGACCAGGAAATCCAG GTCTATATGGGTAAAGACGGGATCCCTGTCCGAGGAGGGGAGTGTGTGCTGGGTTACTTCAGTGGCGTCCATCAGTGCATCGTCGGAGTCAGTGAGCCGTTTAAG GTTCAGGAGTCCAAGGCAGCAGTTGAAGCCGCTCTAGCAGATGATTTTATCAATGGATGGGACCAGAGGTGGAAGTGA
- the inpp5ka gene encoding inositol polyphosphate 5-phosphatase Ka isoform X1 produces the protein MEDNEDPATGGDKTRDPQEDRFRLHMVTWNVATADPPADLSSLLHLNSPGSPDLYIIGLQEVYSGPVRFVTDTLFDDPWSHLLTSALAPKNYVKVSSIRMQGLLLLIFSKLEHLSFIRDIKETYTRTGVFGYWGNKGGVSIRLSFYGHLLCFLNCHLAAHMQFASERVDEFEHIVETQSFECEKAPRILDHRLVFWFGDLNFRIQDHEMHFVRSCIHNQTYDLLWSKDQLNLMKSEVRVLQEFEEGALNFQPTYKFDVNSNDYDSRTLKTWFALNGKKRKPAWTDRILWRLTPHNRPPLEPEEDEDFPLKVRQDLYTSLMEYSISDHKPVVGLFTLELRKMFHTPLVSLQPEGEWTADIDALLLYKPLQSFQSSPWDWIGLYQVGFSSIRDYITYTWVKDGEVALNDQEIQVYMGKDGIPVRGGECVLGYFSGVHQCIVGVSEPFKVQESKAAVEAALADDFINGWDQRWK, from the exons ATGGAGGACAATGAAGATCCAGCAACCGGTGGCGATAAGACGAGGGACCCTCAGGAGGACCGCTTCAG GTTGCACATGGTGACATGGAATGTGGCTACAGCAGATCCTCCTGCTGACCTGAGTTCATTGCTCCATCTGAACTCTCCTGGGTCACCGGACCTCTACATCATTGG TCTGCAGGAGGTCTACTCAGGACCAGTGAGATTTGTTACAGATACTCTCTTCGACGACCCATGGAGCCATTTATTAACATCAGCTTTGGCACCAAAGAACTATGTGAAG GTGTCTTCCATCAGAATGCAAGGTCTGCTCCTGCTCATCTTCTCCAAACTGGAGCATCTGTCCTTCATCAGAGACATCAAGGAAACTTACACGCGCACCGGAGTCTTTGGCTATTGG GGGAACAAAGGGGGAGTGTCAATCCGCCTGTCTTTCTATGGCCACCTGCTCTGCTTCCTAAACTGTCACCTGGCAGCTCACATGCAGTTTGCCTCTGAGCGCGTGGATGAGTTTGAGCATATCGTTGAGACGCAGAGTTTTGAGTGCGAGAAGGCTCCAAGAATTCTCGACCACCG GCTGGTGTTCTGGTTCGGAGATCTCAACTTCAGGATCCAGGACCATGAAATGCACTTTGTCCGCTCCTGTATTCACAATCAAACCTACGACCTGCTCTGGAGCAAGGATCAG TTGAACTTGATGAAGAGTGAGGTGCGGGTACTTCAGGAGTTCGAGGAGGGAGCGCTGAACTTTCAACCCACGTACAAGTTTGATGTGAACTCCAACGATTACGACAGCAG GACTTTAAAGACATGGTTTGCTCTGAA TGGGAAGAAGCGTAAACCTGCCTGGACAGACAGGATTCTGTGGAGGCTCACACCACACAACAGGCCTCCTCTGGAGCCAGAAGAGGACGAGGACTTCCCTCTGAAGGTCAGGCAGGACTTGTACACAAGCCTCATGGAGTACAGCATCAGTGACCACAAGCCTGTTGTTGGCTTGTTCACGCTGGAG CTGAGGAAGATGTTCCACACTCCTTTGGTGAGCCTGCAGCCAGAGGGAGAGTGGACGGCAGACATTGATGCCCTCCTTCTATACAAgcctcttcagtccttccagtCCAGCCCGTGGGACTGGATCGGCCTTTATCAG GTGGGATTCTCCAGCATCAGGGACTACATCACCTACACATGGGTCAAAGACGGTGAAGTGGCTTTAAATGACCAGGAAATCCAG GTCTATATGGGTAAAGACGGGATCCCTGTCCGAGGAGGGGAGTGTGTGCTGGGTTACTTCAGTGGCGTCCATCAGTGCATCGTCGGAGTCAGTGAGCCGTTTAAG GTTCAGGAGTCCAAGGCAGCAGTTGAAGCCGCTCTAGCAGATGATTTTATCAATGGATGGGACCAGAGGTGGAAGTGA
- the tekt1 gene encoding tektin-1, with the protein MSLVVRRPQSNEGPNLVSVKEAQNRSELFRAEITRLIRESEKACKRLQEDENQRLDQRVRDIKFLKTELQLKLEEMMLEIDELVALQSRVVKAAGSCSEPLRVTLFCLDERKKRFPPDLLTDAVDGELLKEKELIEGVTSLLQHITEQITEQIRLNRSMKHRLEQDLAEKSQAHGIDDSCTLMTKLSLHDALKASSSKSLSSGLTPKQWEEISEQNMAKAEQQKTNSQSLRVLVQSLLGQAASDLQHQVETTGAAFQQNVQEIKNSKGKMEEQLTKIRFEFSSQQKMRDDIQVAIAENNQFLKVAQKRLAERHQRPGKERCRDRAQLQLHREVQQLTAHVDKLKEAVVQSEEEQRALTRCQLDLEQNIKIKSNSLYIDEVTCLQQRESVVIHDF; encoded by the exons ATGTCTCTGGTAGTCCGTAGGCCCCAGAGCAATGAAGGACCTAATCTGGTGAGCGTCAAGGAAGCACAGAACCGCTCAGAACTCTTCAGAGCTGAGATCACAAGGCTGAtcagagagagtgagaaagcCTGCAAACGCCTGCAAGAGGATGAAAACCAACGGCTCG ATCAGCGTGTACGAGACATCAAGTTTCTGAAGacagagctgcagctgaagctggaggagatgatGCTGGAGATAGATGAACTTGTGGCTTTGCAAAGCCGAGTGGTGAAAGCAGCGGGGTCCTGCAGTGAACCTCTGAGAGTCACGCTTTTCTGTCTGGATGAAAG GAAGAAGCGCTTCCCTCCAGACCTGCTGACCGACGCGGTAGATGGAGAGctgctgaaggagaaggagctcATCGAGGGGGTGACTTCTCTCCTGCAGCACATTACTGAGCAGATCACTGAGCAGATCAG ATTAAACCGATCGATGAAGCATCGACTTGAGCAGGACCTGGCGGAGAAATCTCAAGCTCATGGCATCGACGACTCCTGCACATTAATGACTAAACTGTCGCTTCATGATGCGCTGAAAGCCTCCAGCTCAAAGTCCCTGTCGTCAGG CCTGACACCGAAGCAGTGGGAGGAGATCTCAGAGCAGAACATGGCCAAGGCGGAGCAGCAGAAGACCAACTCTCAGTCTCTGAGGGTCCTGGTGCAGTCTCTGCTGGGGCAGGCGGCTTCTGATCTGCAGCATCAGGTGGAAACAACAGGTGCTGCCTTTCAACAGAATGTCCAGGAGATCAAGAACAGCAAGGGCAAGATGGAGGAGCAGCTCACCAAG ATCCGGTTTGAGTTCTCCAGCCAGCAGAAGATGAGAGACGACATCCAAGTGGCTATTGCTGAGAACAACCAGTTCCTTAAAGTGGCCCAGAAGCGCTTGGCGGAGCGTCATCAGAGGCCCGGCAAGGAGCGCTGTCGGGACCGagctcagctgcagctgcacagaGAGGTCCAGCAGCTCACCGCTCACGTGGACAA ACTGAAGGAAGCAGTGGTCCAGTCAGAAGAAGAGCAGCGGGCACTGACTCGCTGCCAGCTGGACTTGGAGCAAAACATCAAGATAAAGAGCAACTCACTGTATATTGATGAGGTCACCTGTCTCCAGCAGAGGGAGTCTGTGGTCATACACGACTTCTGA
- the LOC128764036 gene encoding tektin-1-like has translation MNENKKRKKKSLQFYIKESIITDSKETLLRMEPCFFQSQRTVPVPDYHPHQSSDPDLGNIKVLQNRSELFRAEIRRLIKQSERTCKCLQDDINKKIDQHAGDIEYLRRELEVKQEDIIIEMDVLEALQTRVNKVVKACSEPLKVTVYCMDERKKRFPSDRLIDEVDQELLKEKELIEVARAVLQHVIKQIVEQIRMNRTLNQQIEQDLREKSQTQFINNYCTIMNTLSLYHPLGSKWNSDVLHKLTESPRWWDNICNMNATRAEQQKTHSQSLRTQVESLLEQTTAEIQAQIQTTTDTFGQKIHEIKTAKSQLEKQLEKILSEFAGQQKVRDDLQAAILENKHFLNVAQAKLEVSHQKLAIDRSQSEAPIAELLEEVEKLNEQISKMQMAATQSEVEQMELVRCQVDLEEHIKIKSNSLYIDEVIYKFRAGRKTSLRNLLVDVFAV, from the exons ATGAACGAGAataagaagagaaagaagaagtcgCTTCAATTCTACATCAAAGAATCTATCATCACTGACTCGAAGGAAACGCTTTTGAGAATG GAGCCTTGTTTCTTCCAAAGTCAAAGGACTGTGCCCGTGCCAGACTACCATCCCCACCAAAGCAGCGATCCTGATCTGGGGAACATCAAAGTACTCCAGAACCGCTCAGAGCTCTTCCGAGCAGAGATCAGGAGGCTGATCAAGCAAAGTGAGAGAACGTGCAAATGTCTCCAGGACgacatcaacaaaaaaatag ACCAGCATGCAGGAGATATCGAGTACCTGAGGAGGGAGCTGGAGGTGAAACAGGAGGACATCATCATCGAGATGGATGTCCTCGAGGCTTTGCAAACCAGAGTGAACAAAGTTGTGAAGGCCTGCAGTGAGCCCCTGAAGGTCACAGTCTACTGCATGGACGAGAG AAAGAAACGTTTCCCGTCCGACAGGCTGATCGACGAAGTGGATCAAGAGctgctgaaggagaaggagctcATTGAGGTGGCCAGAGCTGTTCTGCAGCACGTTATTAAACAGATCGTTGAACAAATTCG AATGAACCGCACTTTGAATCAACAAATCGAACAGGACCTCCGGGAGAAGTCTCAGACCCAGTTCATCAATAACTACTGCACGATAATGAACACGCTCTCTCTCTACCACCCACTTGGGTCCAAATGGAACAGCGACGTTCTGCATAA GCTGACTGAGAGTCCTCGATGGTGGGACAACATCTGCAACATGAACGCCACCAGAGCGGAGCAGCAGAAGACTCACTCCCAGTCGCTGCGCACTCAGGTGGAGTCTCTGCTGGAGCAGACCACCGCAGAGATTCAGGCACAGATTCAGACGACCACAGACACTTTTGGGCAGAAGATCCACGAGATCAAGACGGCAAAAAGCCAGCTGGAGAAACAGCTGGAAAAG ATCCTGTCAGAGTTTGCCGGGCAACAGAAGGTCAGGGATGATCTACAGGCGGCTAttctagaaaacaaacatttcctgAACGTGGCCCAGGCCAAGCTGGAGGTGTCCCACCAGAAGCTCGCCATTGATCGATCTCAAAGTGAGGCACCCATAGCCGAACTACTGGAAGAGGTTGAGAAGCTGAATGAGCAGATTTCCAA aatgCAGATGGCAGCCACCCAGTCTGAGGTGGAGCAGATGGAACTGGTTCGCTGCCAGGTGGATCTGGAGGAGCACATCAAGATCAAGAGCAACTCACTCTACATCGATGAGGTCATTTATAAATTCAGAGCAGGAAGAAAAACCTCCCTGCGCAACCTGCTGGTGGATGTGTTTGCGGTGTGA